The nucleotide sequence ACGGCCCCGCTTCCGCCCAGCCGGCCCGCGCGCCGGATGGTCGCGTCGGTGCCCTCGGCGGCCGCCTCCACCGCCAGCACGACCCCGTCCTTGACCACCACGGTCTGCCCGATGTCGAGCGCCGCAATGCCCCGGGCAAGGCTCATCCCCCGCTCGAGGTCGCGTTGCTCTCGATGGGTGGGCGCGCGCCGCGACAGCACCCCTGCGGGAAAGAGGAGGTCCTCCAGTAGCTCCCGCTGGGGAGCGAGCCGGAAGCCCTGGCCCTCCAGCACCCTGGCCACGGCGCGCGAGAGAGCCTCGTCGCCCCGGCCCTGCCCGTCGGCCAGCAACCGCAGCACGTCCTGCGCGGCCGCCTGCTCCAGCAGGGTGGAGGCCTGCAGCCGGTGTACCTTGCCCACGGCGTAGACGTCGTGCACGCTGGCTGCTTGCAGGCAGGCCATGGCCTCGTCCCACCCGGCCTCGGCGACGTCGACCCAGCGCACCCGCCCGTCGCGCCCGGCCCCCGCCCCGGCCATCGCGCAAGGCGCTCGCGCACGACGGGCGCCTAAAGAGGCGACGACGACCCCCAGCCCTCGCGCGAGGGCCCTCTCCACCAGCAGGCGGGGTAGCTCTCCTTGGCCGGCAAAGACCCCGATCCAGGTCACCGGATCACTCCCCGGTGGCGCTCCCGCACGAAGCGCACCAGCTCCCGGACCTCGTCGACCGGTGGCAGCTCCCGCTCGATGCGAGCGACGGCCTCCTCGAGACGCAGGCCCGACTCGTAGATCAGCCTCAGGGCCGACTCCACGGCCGCCACGACGCCGGCATCCAGCCCGCGGCGCCGCATGGCCTCCTCGTTGATCCCCGCCACGCTCGCCGGGTTGCCCGCCACCACGACGTACGGAGGCACGTCCCGTCCCACCATGGCGTGGCCCTCGATGCGGGCAAAGCGCCCCACGTGCACGAACTGATGCACCCCGGCCAGGGGCCCTATCTCCGCGCCGTCGTCCACCACGACGTGGCCCGCCAGCGCGGCCCCGGCGCCGAGCCGGACCCCGTCGCCCACCTGGCAGTCGTGGCCCACGTGGGCGCCGTCTTCGAGGACGTTGCCGTTGCCGATCGTCGTGACCCCGTGCCCGCCGGGCGTGCCGCGGCTTATCGTGACGTAGGCGCCGATACGGTTAGCGTCCCCGATCACGAGGCGGGTCGGCTCGCCCCCGTACTTGAGGTCCTGCGGCTCACCGCCCAGCACGGCGCCCGTCCCGATCCGGTTGTCCCGCCCGATGCTCGTGGGTCCCTTGAGCACCACGAAGGCGTCGAGGCGGGTCCCGGCGGCGACCGTCACGCCCGGCTCGATCACCACGTACGGCCCTATCGCGACCGACTCGTCCAGCTCGGCGCCCTCGGCGACCACGGCCGTGGGATCTCTCGCAACGGACGTCCGGCTCCGGCCCGTGCTCACCCTTGACCCCCCGATCCGTCAATGGCCGCGAACAAGAAGTCCGCTTCGCACACGGGCTCTCCGTCTACCAGCGCCTGGCCCGACACGGTCCCCGCCCGGCCGCGCAAGCGCACCGTACGCGCCTCCAGCCGCAGGACGTCTCCGGGCACGACCGGCCTTCGGAAGCGCGCCCGATCGATGCCTGCCAGGAGAGGCAGCTTGCCGTCTTTGGCGATGAACGGGTACAGCATGACCGCCGCGGCCTGGGCCATGGCCTCCAGCATCAGCACTCCCGGCATGATGGGACGCTCGGGATAATGCCCCGCGAAGAACGCTTCGTTGATCGTGACGTTTTTCACGGCGACCACCCGCTGCCCCTCTTCCAGCTCCAGGACCTTGTCCACGAGCAGAAAGGGGTAGCGGTGAGGAATCCGCCGCCAGATCTCGGCGATGTCCAGCATGTGCTCATCCCTTCCATTCCGTTGGTCGGAGTGCCTGCCAGATCCGGGAGGCGAGCCTCGCCGTCAGCTCGTGCCCGGCCCGGATCGCCACGACCCTGGCCTGCAAGGGGCCGGCGAGGGCCAGGTCTCCGATGAGGTCCAGCACCTTGTGCCGGGCGATCTCGTCGGCGAACCTGAGCGGCGTCACGGGCCCTTGCGGTCCCACCAGTACCACGTTGTCCGGTGTGCCCCCCAACCCGAGCCCGTGCCGGCGCAGCTGCTCCACCTCGTCAAGGAACGCCACGGTCCTCGCCGGCGCAATCTCCCTGCGGAACACCTCGGGCGTGACGTCGAACTCGACGAAGGCGTCCTGGAGGCCCGGTCTGTCGGCGGTGAACAGGAAGCTCACCCGTAAGCCCTCGCCCGGCGCCGCCAGGATGAACCTCTCCCCGTCGCCCACCCAGACGACCTCCGGGAGGCGGCGGCTCCTCGACGGCGCGTCCTGCTCGACGACCCCTGCCCGGTCGACCAGCTCCACCCACCGGGCCGCGCTGCCGTCCAGGGCCGGGATCTCGGGCCCGTCCACCTCGATCCGGACGTTGTCGATCCCGAGCCCCGCCAGGGCCGACAGCAGGTGCTCGACGGTCATCACCCGGGCGGCCGGGCTCGCCAGCGCCGTACAGCGGGGCACGGGGGCGCGCGAGCGCACCGATACCTCGATCTCGGCGGGCGGGCTCACGTCGGTACGCACCAGGCGCAGTCCGGAACCGGGTGGCATGGGCGCCAGTTTGACGCGGGCGGGCCGGCCCGTGTGAAGGCCCGTCCCTTCCACCGTGACGGATCGGGCAAGCGTCGTTTGCACGGTCCACCCAGCCCGCCGCGCCTCAGATGGCGACCAGCTCGGCAAGCCGCCGGCCAACCGGCGACGCCGGCTCCGATAGGACGCGGCGGGGCTCTCCTTCTTCGACGATCCTCCCCGCTTCCATCAGCACCAGGCGCTGACCGACGCGGAGGGCAAACCGCGGCTCATGGGTGACGACGAGCATCGTGGTTCTCAACCGGCGGATGAGTTCCTCCATGAGGCCCAGGAGCTCGGCCACGAGCAGCGGGTCGAGCTGGGAGGTGGGTTCGTCCCACAGCACGACTTCTGGATCGGTCACGAGGGCTCGGGCGATGGCCGCGCGCTGGCCCTCGCCCCCCGAAAGTTGGGAAGGCAACCGCCCCGCGGCCGCCTGCATGTCCAGCGCCTTCAACCAGTGCCACGCGGCCTCCCGGGCCTGCTCCCAGGGAAGGCCGGCAGCCGTGGCCGCCAGCGCCACGTTGTCCAGGACGGGGAGATGGCTCACCAGCTGGGGGCGCTGGAACACGAGTCCCACCCGCCGGCGCATGGCCTGCCGGGGGCCGGGGGCCATGCGGTGGAGGTCCTGGCCGTCCATCAGGACCCGGCCTTCGTCGGGCTCCACCAGCCCCTTGAGGCAGCGCAAGAGCGTGGACTTGCCGCAGCCGGACGGTCCCATGACGACCACCGTCTCCCCCCGCCCGAGCGACAGCGAGACCCCGTCGAGCGCCCGGTGCGACTCGAAGCGCTTGACGAGCCCTACCGCCTCGAGCGCGGGCGCACTCGTCCCTTCGCCGGCAGGAGCCGGCTGCCCGCGTCCCGGGCGTGAGGCGGCCTGCGCCACCGCAGCGGGTGCAGAACGAGGCGGGCGCCGGGAAGCGGTCCAGGCCAGGACCCATGGCCGGGACTCCGGCGCCACCACGTACTCGAGGACGGCCGGCAGGCTCAAGCCTGCCGCCCTTGCTGCCTCCACGGCGTCGCCGTCCACCGGCGCCAGGCGCTCGTGCCACCACCCGGCCGCCAGCCCCGCCAGGGCGCCTGCACAGGAGACCGCCCCGATCCAGGCGCCTTCCTGCCCCCAGAAGGCCATCGCCCCGGCGAGCGTGCCCATCACCAGGCCGCTGCCCGCGCCGGCCAGGGCCATCCGGCGACGTGCGCGCGCGAGGGCGCGGCGGTCGCTTCCCCGCCGGGCCGCCAGGTGGACCGAAGTCCATACCGCCCAGTCGTTGACCAGGCTCCATGCCACCAGCAAGGCCGCGGCCAGCGCGGCGGCCACCTTCGAGGCACGCTCTACCAGTTGCAGCACCAGCGCTCGCGGGCTCGGCGAGGCCGTACCCGCCGGCGACACCCAGGCGCGCATGGGCCCGAGCCCGGGGCGGGCAGCCAGGGCGCGCTGCACCGCTTCCGGGACCATCGCACCGGGGGCACCCTCCACGACCAGTTCCACGCCGGAGCCGCCGGCCGCCGCCACGTCGCCGGACTGTTCGAGGAGGGCGAGCGCCGAGGCCACCTCCCGGCCGCTCAGGGCGGGCAGCTCCTGGCGCAAGGTGCGCACGTGGTCGAGGAGATGGGGAAGGTCGGCCTGGCGGAGCGCGTCGACCTGCTGGCGGAGTCGCGCGATGCGCCCCTGGAGGTCCGCGATGCCGGGAGAGCCCGGAGGGGAGCTTTGCGGTCTGGCGCCGGGACTTTCGAGAAGGGCGTTGAGCACCAGGGCGACCAGGGTGCCCTCGACCGGGTCGGCTCCCCACGCCGCGCGGTCGAGTTGGGAGGCAGCCTCCTGCAAGCGGTCGAGCGCCTGCGCCACCTCTCGAGAGGCTCCGTCGGCAGCGTCGAGGGCCGAGGAGGCCCCGGAGCCGAGCTCCTGTACCCGCCGCACCAGCGATTCGGTGGCTTGCAGCGCAGCCTCGATGCGCAGCCGGCCCCCGTCCACCACGGCGGTGCCGACCAGCTGGCCCGAGTGCCTGCGTACCTCGACCGTCTTGCCGAGCAGGTCCACGGACGACGCCGGGTCGTCCAGGAGCACCGCCACCGGGCTGCCGCTCGGCCCGGGCAGCACCCGGGCGGCGAGCCTGCCGACCTCCACCTCTTCCCCGCCCGCCAGCGGCGGCGACAGGTCCTGCCTGGGCTCGATGCGGGCCACGGTGGCGTACTGCAGGAGGAAGTCCCGCATGCGGCCGGCCCACCGTACCGCGGCCGCTCCGCTTCCTTCGGCCACCGGCCCCGCGTACGCCACCTTCGGGCGCCCCGGCATGGCCGAGACGGCCGCCGATACGTCCTGTGCCAGCCGGCCGAGCCCGCTCTGGCCCGGCGCCGGCGATCCGGCGGGTACCTGGGGGCTCACCCGGATGACCCGGTAGCCTCCCAGCCACTCGTCGAGCCGCGCCCGCACCCGGGAGAGCTCCTCCGGGCGCCGCAGCACGAGGACGAGATCGCTCCCGTGGAAAAACGTGTACGCCACGCCCCGGTCGCGTTCGGCCTGGTCCTGGACCCGAGCGGCGATGGCCGGATGGAGCCGGCTCACGACGATGGAGGGTTCCACGAGGGGCACCCAGGCCACCACCCCGGGAATGCCCTGCAGTTCGCGGCCCAGCCGTTCGAAGGAGGGGCCGGTGCGCATGGACGGCGGCAGGGAGAGCAACACCACGGCGCTCCCCGCCGCGGTCGGGCCGGTTCGCACCCGGGCGCCCGGGTAGCGGCTGGCCGCCAGCTGCTGGATGGCGCCGCGCGCCTCCCCGAGCCGATCCTCTTGGACCTGCACGAGCACGTCCCACCGGCCTGCCTCGCCGAGCGCCAGCTCCACGG is from Limnochorda sp. L945t and encodes:
- a CDS encoding LpxI family protein, with amino-acid sequence MTWIGVFAGQGELPRLLVERALARGLGVVVASLGARRARAPCAMAGAGAGRDGRVRWVDVAEAGWDEAMACLQAASVHDVYAVGKVHRLQASTLLEQAAAQDVLRLLADGQGRGDEALSRAVARVLEGQGFRLAPQRELLEDLLFPAGVLSRRAPTHREQRDLERGMSLARGIAALDIGQTVVVKDGVVLAVEAAAEGTDATIRRAGRLGGSGAVVAKVSRPRQDPRFDTPVVGPRTVRTMAGAGASCLAVEAGCAFLLHRERTLKVADEAGIAVVGVQRAGGAR
- the lpxA gene encoding acyl-ACP--UDP-N-acetylglucosamine O-acyltransferase; translation: MSTGRSRTSVARDPTAVVAEGAELDESVAIGPYVVIEPGVTVAAGTRLDAFVVLKGPTSIGRDNRIGTGAVLGGEPQDLKYGGEPTRLVIGDANRIGAYVTISRGTPGGHGVTTIGNGNVLEDGAHVGHDCQVGDGVRLGAGAALAGHVVVDDGAEIGPLAGVHQFVHVGRFARIEGHAMVGRDVPPYVVVAGNPASVAGINEEAMRRRGLDAGVVAAVESALRLIYESGLRLEEAVARIERELPPVDEVRELVRFVRERHRGVIR
- the fabZ gene encoding 3-hydroxyacyl-ACP dehydratase FabZ, with protein sequence MLDIAEIWRRIPHRYPFLLVDKVLELEEGQRVVAVKNVTINEAFFAGHYPERPIMPGVLMLEAMAQAAAVMLYPFIAKDGKLPLLAGIDRARFRRPVVPGDVLRLEARTVRLRGRAGTVSGQALVDGEPVCEADFLFAAIDGSGGQG
- the lpxC gene encoding UDP-3-O-acyl-N-acetylglucosamine deacetylase, with protein sequence MQTTLARSVTVEGTGLHTGRPARVKLAPMPPGSGLRLVRTDVSPPAEIEVSVRSRAPVPRCTALASPAARVMTVEHLLSALAGLGIDNVRIEVDGPEIPALDGSAARWVELVDRAGVVEQDAPSRSRRLPEVVWVGDGERFILAAPGEGLRVSFLFTADRPGLQDAFVEFDVTPEVFRREIAPARTVAFLDEVEQLRRHGLGLGGTPDNVVLVGPQGPVTPLRFADEIARHKVLDLIGDLALAGPLQARVVAIRAGHELTARLASRIWQALRPTEWKG
- a CDS encoding amino acid ABC transporter ATP-binding protein, encoding MAHLAGRTGKARARAGLWRHFVTWILAAALLAGAGSTAVSWGMQRALATTVELALGEAGRWDVLVQVQEDRLGEARGAIQQLAASRYPGARVRTGPTAAGSAVVLLSLPPSMRTGPSFERLGRELQGIPGVVAWVPLVEPSIVVSRLHPAIAARVQDQAERDRGVAYTFFHGSDLVLVLRRPEELSRVRARLDEWLGGYRVIRVSPQVPAGSPAPGQSGLGRLAQDVSAAVSAMPGRPKVAYAGPVAEGSGAAAVRWAGRMRDFLLQYATVARIEPRQDLSPPLAGGEEVEVGRLAARVLPGPSGSPVAVLLDDPASSVDLLGKTVEVRRHSGQLVGTAVVDGGRLRIEAALQATESLVRRVQELGSGASSALDAADGASREVAQALDRLQEAASQLDRAAWGADPVEGTLVALVLNALLESPGARPQSSPPGSPGIADLQGRIARLRQQVDALRQADLPHLLDHVRTLRQELPALSGREVASALALLEQSGDVAAAGGSGVELVVEGAPGAMVPEAVQRALAARPGLGPMRAWVSPAGTASPSPRALVLQLVERASKVAAALAAALLVAWSLVNDWAVWTSVHLAARRGSDRRALARARRRMALAGAGSGLVMGTLAGAMAFWGQEGAWIGAVSCAGALAGLAAGWWHERLAPVDGDAVEAARAAGLSLPAVLEYVVAPESRPWVLAWTASRRPPRSAPAAVAQAASRPGRGQPAPAGEGTSAPALEAVGLVKRFESHRALDGVSLSLGRGETVVVMGPSGCGKSTLLRCLKGLVEPDEGRVLMDGQDLHRMAPGPRQAMRRRVGLVFQRPQLVSHLPVLDNVALAATAAGLPWEQAREAAWHWLKALDMQAAAGRLPSQLSGGEGQRAAIARALVTDPEVVLWDEPTSQLDPLLVAELLGLMEELIRRLRTTMLVVTHEPRFALRVGQRLVLMEAGRIVEEGEPRRVLSEPASPVGRRLAELVAI